The following proteins are encoded in a genomic region of Desulfuromonas acetoxidans DSM 684:
- a CDS encoding endonuclease/exonuclease/phosphatase family protein — MTDTSLRLATWNIHMAVGSDGQRDLSRIIKVIRQLRADVIGLQEVDNQIDNDQDDLHRLATQTGQQIIAGPTMKRSRGDYGNALLTSLPVNNVERYDLSFKNREPRGLLIVELEWQHSPLHVAVTHLGLRPRERRDQVRRLCTHLTAKERTPLVLMGDFNEWFIWGRPLRRLKQHFGPIHSPATFPSRWPLLQLDHILTEPQKCLVKKDVYRHTSVRYASDHLPLVAEIR; from the coding sequence ATGACTGACACCTCCTTACGCCTGGCAACCTGGAATATTCACATGGCCGTTGGCAGCGATGGCCAACGCGATCTGTCGCGGATCATAAAAGTGATCCGACAACTCCGCGCCGATGTCATTGGATTGCAGGAAGTGGACAATCAGATCGACAACGACCAAGACGATCTGCACAGACTTGCAACACAGACAGGGCAACAAATCATCGCCGGACCAACCATGAAACGCTCCCGTGGCGACTATGGCAATGCCCTTCTCACCAGCTTGCCAGTCAACAACGTTGAACGCTACGACCTGAGCTTCAAAAACAGAGAACCACGCGGTCTGCTGATCGTTGAACTCGAATGGCAACACAGTCCACTCCACGTTGCCGTAACCCATCTCGGCTTAAGGCCGAGAGAACGTCGTGACCAGGTCCGTCGCCTTTGCACTCACCTGACGGCCAAGGAACGCACCCCTCTGGTTTTGATGGGCGATTTTAACGAGTGGTTCATCTGGGGCCGCCCACTACGAAGGCTGAAACAGCACTTTGGCCCAATCCACTCGCCAGCCACATTCCCATCACGCTGGCCCCTGCTACAGCTTGATCACATACTAACTGAGCCACAGAAATGTCTTGTAAAAAAGGATGTGTATCGCCACACCAGCGTCCGCTATGCGTCGGACCACTTGCCGCTGGTGGCAGAGATCCGCTGA
- a CDS encoding helix-turn-helix domain-containing protein: MRTKTTSPQSLGLILRAARKRKGLSQTKAGKSVGIDQPTLSKIERGESNARLDTLFRLLAALDMELIIKPRETSSATEGDRW; the protein is encoded by the coding sequence ATGAGAACCAAAACAACATCCCCGCAAAGCCTTGGTCTCATTTTGCGTGCGGCGCGCAAACGCAAAGGCCTCAGCCAAACAAAAGCCGGAAAATCCGTCGGTATCGATCAGCCCACTTTATCCAAAATTGAACGCGGCGAATCCAATGCCCGTCTCGACACGCTGTTTCGTCTCTTGGCTGCGTTGGATATGGAACTGATCATCAAGCCACGCGAAACCTCCTCAGCAACCGAGGGAGATCGCTGGTAA
- a CDS encoding type I restriction endonuclease subunit R: MTTFSKEADFEQAVIHELSQRGWESQVIKNPSEKELLENWATILFENNRGVDRLNDVPLTESEMQQIMEQVIELRTPLKLNGFINGKTVAITRDNPDDTLHFGKEVSLKIYDRHEIAAGQSRYQIVQQPRFARGSKILNDRRGDLLLLINGMPVIHIELKKSGVPVSQAYNQIQKYSREGIFTGLFSLVQLFVAMEPQEALYFANPGPDGVFNKDYAFHWADFNNEPINDWKAFTSGLLSIPMAHQLIGFYTVADESDGVLKVMRSYQYYAAHAISDQVAKTDWKNPNRLGGYIWHTTGSGKTMTSFKSAQLIANSKDADKVVFLLDRVELGTQTFEAYRDFAGDGNTVQATEHTGILVTKLKSTDPADTLIVTSIQKMSRLKDEEGGLNAHDLEKIRAQRIVFIIDECHRSTFGDMLIDIKHSFKGAVFFGFSGTPIHKENTRKDNTTTDVFGNELHRYSIADGIRDKNVLGFDPYQVATYRDRDVRQAVALERAKAVTPQEAFADPKKKKIFNRYMNDVPMAGYRDGLGVYQKGIEDYLLNSQYRRDEHREAVVQDIADNWPTLSQGGKFHAIFATSSIQEAIEYYRRFKARFPDLKITALFDPHISDEDGGCDPVFKTDGLVELLKDYNQAYGQNFDLGSHGKFKKDIANRLAHKESYKRIANEPNKQLNLLIVVDQMLTGFDSKWVNTLYLDKVLKYENIIQAFSRTNRLFGPDKPFGTVRYYRRPHTMKRNVDAAVKLYSGDKPIGLFANRLPINLERMNGVFAEIAAIFTDAGIDDFKKLPDDQSERAAFAKCFQEFSAILEAAKIQGFTWEKTIYEFEGGLTITLDISHQQYLTLLQRYKELANGGGGAGDDVPFDIDSHITEIDTGKIDADYMNSRFEKYLKVLQNGGDAEALEATLIELQRSFSSLSQEQQKIAAIFLHDIQRGDVEIDPQRSFRDYLTDYQAKAKNREVEALVESLGVDADQLTTLMNTNTTEANLNEYGRFDNLVATIDRQKAKDYFEELEGQALPAFKVNIKAANLLHDFVLQGGFELDAASGLQNDIGENNPLEIG, from the coding sequence ATGACCACGTTTTCCAAAGAGGCCGACTTTGAGCAGGCCGTTATCCATGAGTTGTCCCAGCGCGGCTGGGAGTCGCAGGTGATTAAGAATCCAAGCGAAAAAGAGCTGCTGGAAAACTGGGCTACCATCCTGTTTGAGAATAATCGCGGGGTGGACCGGCTCAATGATGTCCCACTGACGGAGAGCGAAATGCAGCAGATCATGGAGCAGGTGATTGAGCTGCGCACTCCACTGAAGTTGAACGGCTTTATCAATGGCAAGACCGTTGCCATTACCCGCGACAACCCGGATGACACCTTGCACTTCGGTAAGGAAGTCAGCCTGAAAATTTACGATCGCCACGAGATCGCTGCGGGGCAGAGTCGCTACCAGATTGTCCAACAGCCGCGTTTTGCTCGTGGTTCCAAGATTCTCAACGACCGCCGTGGTGATCTGCTGTTGTTGATCAATGGCATGCCGGTGATTCACATCGAGCTGAAAAAAAGCGGTGTGCCGGTGAGTCAGGCCTATAACCAGATTCAGAAGTATTCCCGTGAGGGGATTTTTACTGGTCTGTTTTCCCTGGTGCAGCTGTTTGTTGCCATGGAACCACAAGAGGCACTTTATTTTGCCAATCCTGGGCCGGACGGTGTTTTTAATAAAGATTACGCTTTTCACTGGGCGGACTTTAACAACGAGCCGATTAACGACTGGAAGGCGTTTACCTCCGGCTTGCTCTCCATCCCTATGGCGCACCAGTTGATTGGTTTTTACACCGTGGCGGATGAGTCCGACGGTGTGCTGAAAGTGATGCGCAGCTATCAGTATTATGCCGCCCATGCCATTTCCGATCAGGTGGCGAAGACGGACTGGAAAAATCCCAACCGCCTTGGTGGCTACATCTGGCACACCACCGGCTCGGGTAAAACCATGACCAGCTTCAAGTCCGCTCAGTTGATCGCCAACTCCAAGGATGCGGATAAGGTGGTTTTTTTGCTGGATCGCGTCGAGCTGGGCACACAGACTTTTGAAGCCTATCGGGACTTTGCCGGTGATGGCAATACGGTGCAGGCGACCGAACATACCGGCATTCTGGTGACGAAACTCAAAAGCACCGACCCGGCCGATACCCTGATTGTGACCTCCATCCAGAAAATGAGCCGACTTAAGGATGAAGAGGGTGGTTTGAACGCGCACGATCTGGAAAAAATCCGTGCTCAGCGCATTGTGTTTATCATCGATGAGTGTCACCGTTCGACCTTTGGCGACATGCTGATCGATATTAAACACAGCTTCAAAGGCGCGGTGTTCTTTGGCTTTAGCGGTACGCCCATTCACAAGGAAAATACTCGCAAAGACAACACCACCACCGATGTGTTCGGCAATGAGTTGCACCGTTACAGCATTGCCGATGGCATCCGCGATAAGAACGTGTTGGGCTTTGATCCTTACCAAGTCGCCACCTACCGCGACCGGGATGTGCGTCAGGCCGTCGCCCTGGAAAGAGCCAAAGCCGTTACACCGCAAGAAGCCTTTGCTGATCCGAAGAAAAAGAAGATCTTTAATCGCTATATGAATGATGTGCCGATGGCGGGCTACCGGGATGGTTTAGGCGTTTACCAAAAAGGAATTGAAGATTATCTGCTTAATAGCCAATACCGCCGTGATGAACATCGCGAAGCGGTGGTTCAGGATATTGCCGACAATTGGCCTACTCTGAGTCAGGGCGGAAAATTCCACGCAATTTTTGCCACCAGCAGCATTCAAGAGGCGATTGAATATTACCGACGGTTCAAAGCGAGATTCCCAGACTTAAAAATTACCGCGCTGTTTGATCCGCATATCAGTGATGAAGATGGTGGCTGTGATCCTGTTTTTAAAACTGACGGGCTTGTAGAGCTGCTGAAGGATTATAATCAGGCGTATGGGCAAAATTTTGATTTGGGCAGCCACGGGAAGTTTAAAAAAGATATCGCCAACAGGCTTGCTCACAAAGAATCCTATAAGCGTATTGCCAATGAGCCGAACAAACAGCTTAATCTGCTGATTGTCGTGGACCAGATGCTTACTGGTTTTGATTCAAAATGGGTGAACACCCTTTATCTGGATAAGGTGCTGAAATATGAGAATATCATTCAGGCCTTTTCCCGAACAAATCGTTTGTTTGGGCCGGATAAGCCGTTTGGCACCGTCCGCTATTACCGTAGACCGCACACCATGAAACGCAATGTCGATGCTGCGGTAAAACTCTATTCCGGTGATAAACCTATAGGTCTTTTTGCAAACCGTTTGCCGATAAATCTCGAACGGATGAATGGGGTTTTTGCCGAGATTGCGGCAATTTTCACTGATGCAGGTATCGATGATTTCAAAAAACTGCCGGATGATCAGAGTGAACGGGCTGCTTTTGCCAAATGTTTTCAGGAATTCAGCGCTATTCTCGAGGCGGCGAAAATACAGGGCTTTACCTGGGAGAAAACCATCTATGAATTTGAAGGTGGTCTGACGATAACGCTAGATATCTCTCACCAGCAATATCTGACGCTGCTGCAACGTTATAAAGAGCTGGCCAACGGCGGTGGTGGCGCTGGTGATGACGTTCCTTTCGATATCGACAGTCACATTACCGAGATCGACACCGGTAAGATCGATGCCGATTACATGAACTCGCGTTTCGAGAAATACCTCAAAGTCTTGCAGAATGGTGGTGACGCTGAGGCACTGGAGGCAACGCTGATTGAGTTGCAACGCTCGTTTTCTTCGCTCTCGCAGGAACAGCAAAAGATTGCCGCAATCTTTCTGCATGATATCCAGCGTGGCGACGTTGAGATCGATCCGCAGCGTAGCTTCCGCGATTACCTGACCGACTACCAAGCCAAGGCAAAGAACAGGGAAGTTGAAGCCCTTGTTGAATCTTTGGGTGTTGATGCCGACCAACTCACCACGTTGATGAACACCAACACCACAGAAGCCAATCTGAATGAATACGGCCGCTTTGATAACCTTGTGGCAACGATCGACAGACAAAAAGCCAAAGACTATTTTGAAGAGCTTGAAGGCCAAGCCCTTCCGGCATTTAAAGTGAATATCAAAGCCGCCAATTTGCTGCATGATTTTGTCCTTCAAGGTGGCTTTGAGCTTGATGCCGCCAGTGGTTTGCAGAACGATATTGGTGAAAATAATCCTCTAGAGATCGGGTAA
- a CDS encoding type II toxin-antitoxin system HipA family toxin — MGRKRHGSELFIFMNGEKVGQLTRTAGGRLECRYADSWLNSSAGRGLSLSMPLTDQVYSGQVVENYFDNLLPDSQPIRDRIQKRFAAQSNRGFDLLWHIGRDCVGAIQLLPEDRAPDVHHIEAEPLTDDDIAQTLKNYATMPLGMQQDKDFRISIAGAQEKTALLNHHGQWHRPLGATPTSHLFKLPIGRIDHSGMDLSDSVENEWLCLAILTAYGLPTAHSKIMNFAGTKTLVVERFDRRWSTDNSWLIRLPQEDMCQALNVPPALKYESDGGPGIEAIMTLLLGSARSLEDRRTFMTQVFLFWLLGAIDGHGKNFSIALGPGGSFQLTPAYDVISAYPLIVQKQLNQKRLTMAMSLQGKNSHYHWERMFRRHWLATAKRCKFPAEEMNRIMDETLERLDGAIEQVENMLPQGFPEEIAASLFEGMRKARDRMD, encoded by the coding sequence ATGGGCCGCAAACGACACGGATCAGAGCTGTTCATTTTTATGAACGGCGAAAAAGTGGGCCAGCTCACCCGCACTGCCGGCGGCAGACTGGAATGCCGCTATGCCGACTCCTGGCTGAACAGTAGCGCGGGACGCGGACTCTCCTTGTCCATGCCACTGACCGACCAGGTCTACTCCGGCCAGGTCGTCGAAAATTACTTCGACAACCTGCTTCCCGACAGTCAACCGATCCGTGACCGTATCCAGAAACGTTTTGCTGCCCAATCCAATCGCGGCTTTGATCTGTTGTGGCACATCGGCCGCGATTGTGTCGGCGCCATTCAACTCCTCCCGGAAGACCGCGCGCCGGATGTACACCACATCGAAGCGGAACCTCTCACGGACGATGACATTGCCCAAACTCTGAAAAACTACGCCACCATGCCGCTGGGCATGCAGCAAGACAAAGACTTCCGCATTTCCATCGCCGGAGCTCAGGAAAAAACCGCACTGCTTAACCACCATGGCCAATGGCACCGTCCACTAGGAGCAACACCGACCAGTCACCTGTTCAAACTGCCCATTGGCCGTATTGACCACAGCGGCATGGACTTAAGCGACAGCGTTGAAAATGAATGGCTGTGCCTGGCTATCCTCACGGCCTACGGCCTACCTACTGCGCACAGTAAAATTATGAATTTTGCAGGCACGAAAACCCTGGTTGTCGAACGCTTTGACCGCCGCTGGTCCACGGACAACTCCTGGCTAATCCGCCTGCCGCAGGAAGATATGTGTCAGGCTCTCAACGTACCGCCGGCCCTGAAATACGAATCCGATGGCGGCCCCGGCATTGAAGCGATCATGACCTTGCTGCTGGGCTCAGCGCGCAGCCTGGAAGACCGCCGCACCTTTATGACCCAGGTGTTCCTGTTCTGGCTACTCGGCGCCATTGACGGCCACGGCAAAAACTTCAGCATTGCCTTGGGACCTGGAGGATCTTTTCAACTCACCCCGGCCTATGATGTCATTTCCGCCTATCCCCTGATCGTCCAAAAACAGCTCAATCAAAAACGGCTGACCATGGCCATGTCGCTCCAGGGAAAAAACAGCCATTATCACTGGGAGCGGATGTTTCGTCGCCATTGGCTGGCCACGGCCAAACGGTGTAAATTCCCCGCGGAAGAGATGAACCGCATCATGGATGAAACGCTCGAAAGATTGGATGGTGCGATTGAGCAGGTGGAGAACATGCTGCCCCAAGGCTTTCCCGAGGAGATTGCAGCGTCTCTCTTTGAGGGGATGAGAAAAGCACGGGATCGGATGGATTGA
- a CDS encoding restriction endonuclease subunit S: MANKKDSNVPEIRFLGYVNGWTENPLGEIYTKIRNAFVGTATPYYTKNGYFYLQSNNVKNGKINRKTEIFIDEEFYFKQEKNWLRTNDIVMVQSGHVGHTAVIPNELNNSAAHALIIISKPLKKSCPYYLNFYFQTYRAKQDIGNITTGNTIKHILATDIKRFNVFFPPYEEQTKIGTYFKKLDRIIELHQRKHDKLVTLKQAMLQKMFPQDGASTPEIRFNGFEGDWEKKKLRDVCNSFDYGLNAAAKKYDGRNKYIRITDIDEFSRCFSQTDLTSPEADLPSSQNYLLCEGDILFARTGASVGKTYLYREIDGRVFFAGFLIRARVSNTESTDFIFYTTLSSNYENFVTITSQRSGQPGINAKEYSEYTFLVPSVTEQKKIGTYFRKFDALISQHATQLKKLKQIKSACLGKMFV; this comes from the coding sequence ATGGCGAATAAAAAGGATAGTAATGTGCCAGAGATTCGGTTTCTTGGCTATGTGAATGGGTGGACCGAGAATCCTTTAGGTGAAATTTATACAAAAATAAGAAATGCATTCGTAGGTACAGCAACACCTTATTACACGAAAAATGGTTATTTTTATCTTCAATCAAATAATGTGAAAAATGGGAAAATAAATAGAAAAACAGAAATTTTTATTGATGAAGAATTTTATTTTAAACAAGAAAAAAACTGGCTAAGAACAAATGATATTGTAATGGTTCAATCTGGACATGTTGGGCACACTGCAGTCATTCCGAATGAACTTAACAACTCCGCAGCGCACGCTCTAATAATTATATCCAAACCATTAAAAAAAAGCTGCCCTTATTATTTGAATTTTTATTTTCAGACATATAGGGCTAAACAAGATATTGGAAATATAACTACTGGCAATACAATCAAACATATTCTTGCCACTGATATTAAACGATTTAACGTTTTTTTTCCTCCTTATGAAGAACAAACAAAAATTGGCACCTATTTCAAAAAGCTTGATCGAATAATTGAGCTGCATCAGCGCAAGCACGACAAATTGGTCACGCTGAAACAGGCGATGCTGCAAAAGATGTTTCCGCAAGATGGTGCTTCTACCCCAGAAATTCGCTTTAATGGTTTTGAGGGGGATTGGGAAAAGAAAAAGCTGCGTGATGTTTGTAATTCATTCGACTACGGGCTGAACGCTGCAGCAAAAAAATATGATGGTAGAAATAAATATATTCGCATTACAGATATTGATGAATTTTCTCGCTGTTTCTCCCAAACAGATCTCACTTCACCAGAGGCGGACCTCCCAAGTTCTCAGAACTATTTATTGTGCGAAGGAGATATTTTGTTCGCTCGAACTGGTGCTTCCGTAGGAAAGACCTATCTCTACAGAGAAATTGACGGGAGGGTCTTCTTTGCAGGTTTTTTAATTCGTGCCAGAGTGTCAAATACTGAATCCACTGATTTCATTTTTTATACAACATTGTCTAGCAACTATGAAAACTTTGTGACGATTACCTCTCAGAGGTCTGGACAACCCGGAATTAATGCGAAAGAGTATTCAGAATATACTTTTCTAGTGCCATCGGTTACCGAACAAAAAAAAATTGGTACTTATTTCCGCAAATTCGACGCGCTGATCTCACAACACGCCACCCAGCTGAAAAAACTAAAACAGATCAAATCAGCCTGTCTGGGGAAGATGTTTGTATAA
- a CDS encoding VTT domain-containing protein, whose translation MGQQKQQHSFFNPGENCWQLTNAQRGAFLIDGEAYYRAVAEAFEQARHSIYIVGWDVDSRVRLRRDTNNEETFGQLLNRLATTHPQLQIYVLEWDFAVFYSLEREFWSQLSFGWMTHERVHFELDDAHPAGGSQHQKIVVVDDQLAFVGGFDLASFRWDTSEHLAQQPQRRDNDQKYGPVHDIQVLVTGEAAQKLADIARWRWQRATGETPPATNTEANDFWPVSADVDFSQQQVAILRTLPAYDAQSEVREIEEFYVQAIEQTEQYLYLENQYLTSHRIAMALENSLRQTQGPELVIVLPRHCPGWLEEETMGILRMRLHQRLLDADTHHRLLICYPDRAGLNEDFIIVHSKVLIADDQLLTIGSANLSNRSMSFDSECNFALAADGDNNRAAIIRGLLHRLLAEHLGCETQKINKILSENGSLLATISELSNDERCLKKLPLEETPLEWRALPGKLIADPEKPIGLEQLLDYCGIAVESDEGEKHSYRRKALFFLITLLMALFLGGLWRWSPLNQWLSVEHLSTAADYVRQSPFSVPIVLTIYLVASFLMFPINLLILATALSFDSVTGFFLALSGSLIGGLGSYFLGRWLGRDAVQKLAGKKINQLSRKLARRGWLTVSLIRVVPIAPYAIVNMAAGASHISARSFIIGTAVGMCPGILAIIIFEEGLERALRNPDWQTLLLAFAALLAGVLVLLVGKKLLLKKSEHDND comes from the coding sequence ATGGGTCAACAAAAGCAGCAACACTCATTTTTCAACCCGGGAGAGAATTGCTGGCAACTGACAAACGCGCAACGCGGAGCCTTCCTGATTGATGGCGAAGCGTATTATCGAGCCGTTGCTGAAGCGTTTGAGCAGGCACGCCATTCCATTTACATCGTCGGCTGGGATGTTGACAGTCGTGTGCGCCTGCGTCGCGACACAAATAACGAAGAGACGTTTGGCCAATTACTAAATCGACTGGCCACGACCCATCCGCAGCTGCAGATCTATGTTCTGGAATGGGACTTCGCTGTCTTTTATTCCCTTGAAAGGGAATTCTGGTCACAGCTCAGCTTTGGCTGGATGACCCACGAACGGGTTCATTTCGAACTCGACGATGCCCATCCGGCCGGAGGATCCCAGCATCAGAAAATTGTTGTCGTCGATGACCAACTGGCGTTTGTCGGTGGTTTTGACCTGGCCAGTTTTCGCTGGGACACATCGGAGCACCTTGCCCAACAGCCACAGCGTCGCGACAATGATCAGAAGTATGGCCCTGTCCATGATATTCAGGTACTCGTGACAGGTGAGGCGGCACAAAAGCTGGCGGACATCGCCCGCTGGCGCTGGCAACGGGCCACGGGAGAAACACCCCCTGCAACCAACACTGAGGCCAACGACTTCTGGCCGGTCAGTGCCGATGTGGACTTTTCCCAACAGCAGGTCGCAATTCTACGCACGCTGCCGGCATACGATGCGCAAAGCGAAGTTCGTGAAATTGAGGAATTTTATGTGCAGGCCATTGAACAGACGGAACAGTATCTCTACCTGGAAAACCAGTATTTAACCTCACACCGAATCGCCATGGCTCTAGAAAACTCGCTACGCCAAACACAGGGGCCTGAACTGGTTATTGTTCTTCCACGCCACTGCCCCGGATGGCTGGAAGAAGAGACCATGGGCATATTACGCATGCGCCTGCATCAGCGGCTTCTTGACGCAGACACCCATCACCGACTGTTGATCTGCTATCCCGACCGAGCTGGTCTCAACGAGGATTTCATCATTGTTCACAGCAAAGTTCTGATTGCTGACGATCAACTGCTGACCATTGGTTCAGCAAACTTGAGCAATCGCTCCATGAGCTTTGACAGCGAGTGCAACTTTGCCCTGGCAGCCGACGGCGACAATAACCGTGCTGCCATTATCCGCGGTCTGCTACATCGCTTACTGGCAGAACATTTAGGCTGCGAAACGCAAAAAATAAATAAAATACTCTCGGAAAATGGCTCTTTGCTGGCAACCATCTCAGAGTTGAGCAACGATGAACGCTGCTTGAAAAAATTACCCCTTGAGGAGACCCCTCTCGAATGGCGTGCTCTGCCGGGGAAATTGATTGCTGATCCTGAAAAGCCAATCGGCTTGGAGCAACTGCTCGATTATTGCGGTATTGCGGTTGAGTCGGACGAAGGGGAAAAACATAGCTATCGTCGCAAAGCGTTATTCTTTTTAATAACGCTACTTATGGCCCTTTTTCTCGGCGGGTTGTGGCGCTGGTCACCGCTTAACCAGTGGCTGAGCGTAGAACACTTATCAACGGCTGCCGATTATGTGCGGCAAAGTCCTTTCAGTGTCCCGATTGTTCTGACGATTTATCTGGTTGCAAGTTTCCTGATGTTTCCAATCAACCTGTTGATTTTGGCAACAGCACTGAGTTTTGACTCGGTGACCGGTTTTTTTCTTGCTCTGAGTGGTAGTCTTATTGGTGGGCTAGGCAGTTATTTTCTGGGACGGTGGCTGGGGCGAGACGCCGTACAAAAACTGGCCGGTAAAAAGATCAACCAGCTCAGTCGCAAATTGGCGCGTCGCGGCTGGCTGACTGTTTCGCTGATCCGCGTTGTTCCGATTGCGCCTTACGCCATTGTCAACATGGCCGCCGGAGCCAGCCATATTTCTGCACGCTCTTTCATCATCGGCACTGCAGTCGGCATGTGTCCAGGCATCCTTGCCATCATTATCTTTGAAGAAGGGCTGGAGCGCGCGCTGCGTAATCCGGACTGGCAAACTCTGTTGCTGGCGTTTGCGGCTCTGCTGGCAGGCGTACTGGTACTCCTGGTAGGCAAAAAACTCCTACTGAAGAAAAGTGAGCACGACAATGACTGA
- a CDS encoding GGDEF domain-containing protein — protein sequence MAQIDEKLYAAAVAVPFVLEDDFHDRAVGEHSISSAEDNRNIDNLSKLNDRLGIKFLYTVIRDHNGDYRLTSSSAPKDELEHGDEVRYYTAYPDVSVTLKQSFEESHINFSRRNEPYHALYVPVFSDRWGTYRSIFVPIRTPSGHTYVVGADLDISYVTARLRNNTLKTILSFVIFTLAILPIIYAYIQALKQKNREYQQVHQLYLDQSKRSITDPLTRLYNRFKLDEELETAFSLFQNYNRTFALIMTDLDYFKAINDRYGHQVGDTVLQSIATLLKESSRSADVVGRWGGEEFMIICRDADSNGAFHLAEKLRTEIASYARKHEYSLTASFGVAEPQTQQSLPQLLQSVDEALYAAKRAGRNQTVKASDDLRATPLFDTDE from the coding sequence TTGGCGCAAATCGATGAAAAGCTCTATGCCGCAGCGGTGGCTGTTCCTTTCGTTCTCGAAGACGACTTTCATGATCGCGCCGTCGGTGAACACAGCATCAGCTCTGCAGAGGATAACCGCAACATCGATAATCTTTCCAAGCTCAATGACCGTCTCGGCATAAAATTTCTCTACACCGTTATACGTGACCACAACGGAGACTACCGTTTGACCAGCTCAAGTGCCCCCAAAGATGAGCTGGAACACGGCGACGAAGTACGCTACTACACCGCCTATCCCGATGTCAGTGTCACGCTGAAACAGAGCTTTGAAGAATCCCATATCAATTTCAGCCGCCGCAACGAACCATATCACGCGTTGTACGTGCCGGTGTTCAGTGACCGTTGGGGCACCTATCGCTCCATCTTTGTCCCGATACGCACCCCCTCCGGACACACTTACGTTGTCGGTGCCGACCTGGATATCTCCTATGTTACCGCTAGGTTGCGCAACAATACGCTGAAAACGATTTTGAGCTTTGTCATTTTCACCTTGGCGATCCTGCCGATTATTTATGCCTACATCCAGGCCTTGAAGCAGAAAAACCGCGAATACCAGCAGGTCCACCAGCTCTACCTTGATCAATCCAAGCGCTCCATCACAGATCCTCTCACCCGGCTTTACAATCGCTTCAAGCTCGATGAAGAACTCGAAACCGCGTTCAGCCTGTTTCAGAACTACAACCGGACATTTGCTTTAATCATGACCGATCTGGATTATTTCAAAGCCATCAACGACCGCTATGGCCATCAGGTCGGCGATACCGTGTTGCAGAGTATTGCCACCCTGCTCAAAGAATCTTCGCGATCTGCGGATGTTGTCGGGCGTTGGGGCGGCGAAGAGTTTATGATCATCTGCCGCGACGCTGACAGTAACGGTGCCTTCCATCTTGCAGAAAAGCTCAGAACGGAAATTGCCAGCTATGCCCGCAAACATGAATACTCCCTTACTGCGAGTTTTGGCGTCGCGGAGCCACAAACACAACAATCGCTGCCCCAATTATTGCAAAGTGTTGACGAAGCGCTGTATGCCGCCAAACGTGCGGGAAGAAACCAGACGGTCAAAGCCTCCGATGACCTCCGCGCAACGCCCCTTTTCGACACGGACGAGTAA